The region AAAACATAGGGCGCTAAATAGGTATCGAAGGAACTGAAGGCTTGCGCACCTGCCCATTCACTTTGTAAAATACCAAGAAAATTAGCCATTTGTCCCAAAGCTTCCCTGAAATGAGAAGGGGCTTTGCTTTCTACACGACCGCGAACGCCGTTGAAACCTTCGTTCAATAAAACGCGTAAACTCCAGCCCGCACAATAGCCCGTCAAGCAATCGAGATCATGGATGTGAATGTCGCCATTGCGATGGGCATAAGCCTCTTCTTTGGTATAGACTTTATCCAACCAATAATTGGCAATGAGTTTTCCTGCTGCATTGTTTACCAAACCTGCATTAGAGTAGGAAGTATTCGCATTGGCATTGATTCGCCAATCCGTTTGTTGAATGTATTCTTCTATAGTTTGGCTGCTGTCAACGTAAGTGGTGTCTTCATTCAATCCGTTCACATGTTCGCGTTGCAATTTTCGAGTGTGACGAAAAAGCATGAAGGAACGCATGACTTCAAAATACTGTTTTTCGAAAAGTTTTTTTTCGATTAGATCTTGAATTTCTTCCACGGCCCAGATTTCTTTAAATTGCAATCCAGCCAAAATAGTTTCAAAAACACTTTCATCAAATGCTATGTTGACGCTATTGAAACTTTTTTCGAGCGCATCTTGTATTTTAAAAGGTTCAAAAGGTTTGTATTCGCTGTTTCTTTTGATAACATATTTTTCCATAGCATTTGATGATTTTGATTTAGATGAATGTTTTTTCCTATTCTTGTCTGGAGAATTTTTTCTCTAGTGCAGCTGCTTTGGGAAATAAAATATTGTTTTCCAGATGAATGTGTTTGTGCAAATCCTGTTCAAATTCTTGCAGCATAGCAAAAGTCACTTGGTAGGTATTGCAACCATCGGCCGGCGGTGTATAATTGTTGGTTAATGTTGCAATTTTCACAAAACGATCGCCTTCGGCTTCATGTTCATGTTTCATCATGGCAATCGGGTTTTCTACTGATCCAAAATGCGCTTGTTCAATAAGTTCGTCAGTAATAGTTGCTTTTACCATTTTTTTGATGAAAGGAAACAAGATCAATTCTTCTTTTTTCATGTGTTGAGCTAATTCTCCAGCACAACCTTTGAATAATTCGTTTATTTCAAACAATTCAGGATGTACAGCACCGTGTACGTTGCATAATTTGTCTAAAAAAGGAAGCAAAACTTGGGTTTTTTCTTCCACATAACGATGGTGGGTTTTCTCAATATAATCGACCAACAAATCCAATGGCCAAGATTCAAAATCAATCGAATTTTCATTTTTACTTGCCAGAACACTATTGATTTCATCCAGAATCAGATGGCTGTCCAGGTTTTTGTTTTCGCAGGCCTCTTCTATAGTTCGGTTTCCCTTGCAGCAAAAATCGATTTTGTATTTTGAGAAAATGGCTGCCGTTCTAAAATCTTTTGCGACATATTGTCCTATAGTTGTTTGCTCTAAAGTTTCCATATTTATTATTTTTTATATTAATTATTGTTTTACAAAATTAGCTATTATTTTTAATAAAAGATAAATTTATCCGATATTAAATTTTAAACAATTTATTTTCATAAAATAATAGAGGTCAGTGTTGTATGTTTTATTTTTTTGTCTATTTTCTATTTTTTAATATTGAATAAAAATTATAACCAAATATGATTTAAATCATGTTTTAAAGATTTTTTATATAGTTATTTTGTCCGAAACAAATAAAGGATATTTTTGTCCTTTATTGAAAAACCAAATTTATTAATTAATTAAAACTGATAACTATGCTTTCAAAATCACAAGCTAGAGCATTTTTTTTGGGAGGAACATTGGTCACCTTTTTAATCTTCATAGGATTGACTATTTATTCCTTTATGCCCAGAAACGATCAAACCAATTACAAAGAAATTACCAAGGAGGTAGTCAGGGGAAAAGAACTTTGGGAATCCAATAATTGCATGGGATGTCACAGCATTATGGGCGAAGGCGGTTATTATGCACCTGAACTGACAAAAGTGCTGGAACGCCGAGGCGAAGGCTATGTAAAAGCAGTTTTGATGTCTCCGGTGCCTTGGGCTCCAAAGGGGCGAAAAATGGTCGCTTATAAAATGAATGAGGCCGATGCCAATGCGATGGTCGCTTATTTTAAATGGATTGGTAAACTGGACTTGAACGGATTCGACAGAGTCGTTTCACCATTAGCACAAGAAAATAATTAATACAAATAGATATGAATTCGCCACTTAAAACAAGTTTGTTGAAAACAAACACCATTAAAAAAAGGCGATATTATATTTGACCGATAACAAATAAAATTTACAAATATGAAATATAAATCACAAAAAGTTGCCTATTGGTTTTTTGGCTTGTGTATGTTGCTGTTTTCGTTACAGATCGTATATGGCTTTATTATGGGTTTTGACCGAATAGGAATACAAGGATTACACGAGATTATTCCTTTTAATGTGGCAAGAGCCGTACATACTAATTTGTTAGTAGTGTGGTTGTTAACGGGTTTTATGGGTGCCGCTTATTATATTATTCCTGAAGAAGCCCAACATGAATTGATTAGTGTAAAATGGGCTTATGTCCAGTTGATATCCCTGGCTGTTGTAGGTGTTATTGCCATTGTTGGCTTTCACTTTAACCACTGGGAAGGAAGAAAATTCCTTGAGATTCCTAGAGAATTAGACTTTTTAGTCGTTATCAATGTGTTGCTTTTCTTGTTCCTGATCATAGGAACACTTTATAAAGGAAAACAGAAAACAACTACCGCAATAGTATTGGTAATGGGATTGTTCTTTGCTGCTCTACTTTATATCCCCGGAATGATTTGGTTTGATAGCCAAGTAATGGATTCATTTTTCCGTTGGTGGGTGGTTCACCTATGGGTTGAAGGCGTTTGGGAATTGATCATGGGAGGTATTTTATCTTTCTTATTAATCAAATTAACTGGTGTAGATAGAGAGGTTATCGAAAAATGGTTGTACGTGATTGTAGGTCTTACTTTCCTTTCGGGAGTTCTTGGAACAGGGCATCATTACTATTATATTGGAGTCAATAAAATTTGGTTAATCGTTGGCGGAATATTCTCTGCATTAGAACCTTTGGCTTTCTTAGCAATGGCGTTATTTGCTGTGAATATGTACCGAAAAGGCGAGAAAAGTCATCCAAACAAAATAGCTTTATTCTGGACCATTGGTGCGTCTATCGTTTCTTTTGTCGGAGCTGGATTGTTAGGTTTTGCGCACACATTACCACAAACGAATCTTTATACTCACGGAACATTAGTTACAGCCATGCATGGTCATTATGCCTTTTGGGGTGCTTATGCGATGATTGTTTTGGCAATTATCAGTTATGCGCTTCCTAACCTGACCGGACGTAAACGCTATAATAGCACCCAAGGAAATATGGCTTTCTGGTTATCCAATATAGGGATGCTTGGAATGACAGTTGCTTTTGGAGTAGCCGGAGTAGTTCAGGTATACATGGAACGTAAGCTGAAAATGGATTTCATGGATGTTCAAAACGAGATCAGTATTCACTTTGTAGTCTTACTAATTTGTGCGACCATGTTTACCACGGGAATTGCACTTTTTATATATGATTTTGTGAAGTATGGTAGACCTACTGATGAAGCTTTGGAAGGACAACAAAACGGAAATCTTTCTTCTTCTGAAATAAAAATAGGTCGCAATCCTGCCTTAAAACAGAATGCTGCTATTTCTGAAAAAATAAATTAGTTCACTTCAATACTTTATTATTGCTAACAAAACTCATTCCTATTGAATACAGCACTTGAAACCGTATGTAAACAGTAGAATGGGTTTTGTTTTTAAAAACAAAATTATGTCAGCAAAAATTCCATATTACCAAGCTGTAGGTAAAGAAAAAGAAGTCTTTGAACATGCCTATAAAAATAAAATCCCTTTTTTGCTAAAAGGGCCTACAGGAACCGGGAAATCTCGTTTCATAGAACACATGGCTCATGTATTGGATAAAAAAATCATTACGATTAGTTGCCACGAAGAAACTTCTTCGACTGATTTAATTGGTCGTTTTATTATCAAAGGAGCCGAAACGGTGTGGCTTGACGGACCGTTAACTACAGCTGTAAAAGAAGGTTCTATTATTTATTTGGATGAGGTAGCCGAAGCACGTCCCGATGTGATTGTGGCCATTCACTCCTTGACGGATCACAGACGCGAACTTTTCATCGATAAATTGGGCGAAACTGTAAAAGCGCACGAAGATTTTATGTTAGTCGCTTCTTTCAATCCGGGTTATCAAAGAGGATTTAAAGAACTGAAACCTTCCACAAGACAACGATTCATTGCCGTTTCATTTGAATACCCAGAGTCGAAAATTGAAACAGAAATATTGGTAAATGAAACCCAAGTGGAACAGGATGTGGCCAAGAAACTGGTAGCCATCGGGAATAAAATCAGAAACTTAACCGAATTAGGCTTGACCGAAACCGTTTCTACCCGTTTGTTAGTGGATGCCGCCAAAATTATTCAAAGCGGACTCCCCAAAAGATTATCGGTACACGTTGCCGTTGTAGAACCCTTAACAGACGATTTGCAAACGACACAAGCCTTAAAAGATTTGTGCGATTTGATGATATAGAAAAGAGTGGACAGTAATCAGTTTTTAGTGGTCAGTCAAATTGACTCCTAACAATAACTGAAGATTAAGTATTGACTCCTCCGAACAATAATCACTGAATACTAAAAAAATGGGATTTGAATTAGACGAATATTTAGTTGGAAAGTTTTTCAAGCAATTGAAAAAAAGCAGAAAAATTGACCCCGAAATTATAGCAAGAACCGTTATTTTAAATGATATTAAACCCCGTTTGACGATTTTGGCGCGGGCATTAACAGGGAATCCAATTGATATTTTCCCTGCCGAAAGAGAAGGCGGTTATAAAAATAATAATTTTTTTCTTCCGGTTTCATTCTCCGAATTAGCTACAACCGAGGAGAATCTGACTTTTTATCTTTTCCGAGTTTTGTATCTCAGCATTCAAAAACGCTTGGATTTCAACTGGAAACCCACAGAGAGAGAGCAAACCTTGGAACTTTCGCAACAAAAAGCATTGGAAACCTCCGAAGAAATTCTGTCTGTTTTATTCGAAGAATTTTCTTTTGATACTGATTTTCATTCAAAAGTGAGAGATCATTTTGCTGAAAAAGCAACCGATAAAATCCCTGCTGATTATTCCTGGTTGTACGGAAAATGGATGCAGAACGAAATCGAACTGAATAGCGATAAAAAGTTGGAAAATTTTTCGGATAAAACCAAAAAAGGAAGCGAGCTGCAACCGACAACTACACTAAAAGCAACAGCAGTAGAAGAAGTAATTACGGTTGAGCTGGACAAAAAACAACAGGAAGATTATGTGATGTTGCATAATTTTGAAAAAGTAGAAA is a window of Flavobacterium acetivorans DNA encoding:
- the ric gene encoding iron-sulfur cluster repair di-iron protein — translated: METLEQTTIGQYVAKDFRTAAIFSKYKIDFCCKGNRTIEEACENKNLDSHLILDEINSVLASKNENSIDFESWPLDLLVDYIEKTHHRYVEEKTQVLLPFLDKLCNVHGAVHPELFEINELFKGCAGELAQHMKKEELILFPFIKKMVKATITDELIEQAHFGSVENPIAMMKHEHEAEGDRFVKIATLTNNYTPPADGCNTYQVTFAMLQEFEQDLHKHIHLENNILFPKAAALEKKFSRQE
- a CDS encoding CbbQ/NirQ/NorQ/GpvN family protein; protein product: MSAKIPYYQAVGKEKEVFEHAYKNKIPFLLKGPTGTGKSRFIEHMAHVLDKKIITISCHEETSSTDLIGRFIIKGAETVWLDGPLTTAVKEGSIIYLDEVAEARPDVIVAIHSLTDHRRELFIDKLGETVKAHEDFMLVASFNPGYQRGFKELKPSTRQRFIAVSFEYPESKIETEILVNETQVEQDVAKKLVAIGNKIRNLTELGLTETVSTRLLVDAAKIIQSGLPKRLSVHVAVVEPLTDDLQTTQALKDLCDLMI
- a CDS encoding c-type cytochrome, which codes for MLSKSQARAFFLGGTLVTFLIFIGLTIYSFMPRNDQTNYKEITKEVVRGKELWESNNCMGCHSIMGEGGYYAPELTKVLERRGEGYVKAVLMSPVPWAPKGRKMVAYKMNEADANAMVAYFKWIGKLDLNGFDRVVSPLAQENN
- a CDS encoding cbb3-type cytochrome c oxidase subunit I — protein: MKYKSQKVAYWFFGLCMLLFSLQIVYGFIMGFDRIGIQGLHEIIPFNVARAVHTNLLVVWLLTGFMGAAYYIIPEEAQHELISVKWAYVQLISLAVVGVIAIVGFHFNHWEGRKFLEIPRELDFLVVINVLLFLFLIIGTLYKGKQKTTTAIVLVMGLFFAALLYIPGMIWFDSQVMDSFFRWWVVHLWVEGVWELIMGGILSFLLIKLTGVDREVIEKWLYVIVGLTFLSGVLGTGHHYYYIGVNKIWLIVGGIFSALEPLAFLAMALFAVNMYRKGEKSHPNKIALFWTIGASIVSFVGAGLLGFAHTLPQTNLYTHGTLVTAMHGHYAFWGAYAMIVLAIISYALPNLTGRKRYNSTQGNMAFWLSNIGMLGMTVAFGVAGVVQVYMERKLKMDFMDVQNEISIHFVVLLICATMFTTGIALFIYDFVKYGRPTDEALEGQQNGNLSSSEIKIGRNPALKQNAAISEKIN